One genomic window of Enterobacteriaceae endosymbiont of Donacia crassipes includes the following:
- the carB gene encoding carbamoyl-phosphate synthase large subunit produces FGLESGGANVQFAINPITGKLMVIEMNPRVSRSSALASKATGFPIAKISAKLSIGYTLDELTNDITNNCTSAAFEPSIDYIVTKIPKFNFEKFYNVNDRLTTQMKSVGEVMSIGRSFQESIQKALCSLENGIYGFEPIIVNKINNKDYYNLIIKELKKPGPDRIRFIANAIRINISTKEIYNYSKIDMWFLSQIEDIILTEKKIKMLGIQHLNNKKYFFNLKKKGFSDIRLANILNVSEKTIRQLRYKCNIHPVYKKVDTCSAEFETNTAYIYSTYGIECEANPNNNKKKIIILGSGPNRIGQGIEFDYCCVHASIILRENNFETIMINCNPETVSTDYDISNRLYFEPITLENILEIVRIEKPLGIIIQYGGQNPLNLAKKLEQEGVNIIGTSPFSIDLAENRKKFQNIINFLKLKQSPNYIVKNLNEAFKKANILGYPLIVRPSYVLGGRRMEIVYNINDLQNYFLLNRKNNTFILLEKFLDNAIEIDVDAICDGKDIFIGGIMEHIEQVGIHSGDSACSLPTRNLKQEILNEIKLQTKKLAIKINICGLINIQFAIKNNIIYIIEVNPRASRTIPFVSKAINIPLAKMSTLVMIGKSLSSLNLKKEIYPSFFSVKEAILPFNKFNNIDPILGPEMRSTGEVMGIGYTFAEAFYKTILSTKFYIKQKGIILISVKDEDKKLIISLVKKLISYGFIIEATYGTAKFLQKFKLIVTIVNKATEKQPNILNFIKNKRYTYIINTVRKKESINNSRLIRILALQNNIYYNTTINGAIATIISMKNNFRIKVFSLQELHKNYKK; encoded by the coding sequence GTTTGGTCTTGAATCTGGAGGGGCAAATGTACAATTTGCAATTAATCCTATAACTGGAAAATTAATGGTAATTGAAATGAATCCTCGTGTTTCTCGTTCTTCTGCTTTAGCATCAAAAGCAACTGGTTTTCCAATAGCTAAAATATCAGCTAAACTTTCTATCGGTTATACATTAGATGAATTAACAAATGATATAACCAATAATTGTACTTCAGCTGCATTTGAACCATCTATTGATTATATAGTAACAAAAATACCTAAATTTAATTTTGAAAAATTTTATAATGTTAATGATAGATTAACAACACAAATGAAGTCAGTAGGTGAAGTTATGTCTATAGGTAGATCTTTTCAAGAATCTATTCAAAAAGCATTATGTAGTTTAGAAAATGGTATTTATGGATTTGAACCAATTATAGTTAATAAAATTAATAATAAAGATTATTATAATTTAATTATAAAAGAATTAAAAAAACCAGGACCAGATAGAATTCGATTTATTGCAAATGCTATAAGAATAAATATTTCTACTAAAGAAATATATAATTATTCTAAAATAGATATGTGGTTTTTATCACAAATAGAAGATATAATTTTAACTGAAAAAAAAATTAAAATGTTAGGTATTCAACATTTAAATAATAAAAAATATTTTTTTAATTTAAAAAAAAAAGGATTTTCTGATATCCGATTAGCTAACATTTTAAATGTATCAGAAAAAACAATAAGACAATTAAGATATAAATGTAATATACATCCAGTATATAAAAAAGTAGATACATGTTCTGCAGAATTTGAAACTAATACTGCTTATATATATTCAACATACGGGATAGAATGTGAAGCAAATCCTAATAATAATAAAAAAAAAATTATTATTTTGGGTAGTGGCCCTAATAGAATAGGACAAGGAATAGAATTCGATTATTGTTGTGTACATGCATCTATAATTTTACGTGAAAATAATTTTGAAACAATAATGATTAATTGTAATCCAGAAACTGTTTCAACAGATTATGATATTTCTAATCGTTTATATTTTGAACCTATAACTTTAGAAAATATATTAGAAATTGTTAGAATAGAAAAACCATTAGGCATCATTATCCAATATGGAGGACAAAATCCATTAAATTTAGCTAAAAAATTAGAACAAGAAGGTGTAAATATTATAGGAACAAGTCCTTTTTCTATAGATTTAGCTGAAAATAGAAAAAAATTTCAAAATATTATTAATTTTTTAAAATTAAAACAATCTCCTAATTATATAGTAAAAAATTTAAATGAAGCCTTTAAAAAAGCTAATATTTTAGGTTATCCTCTAATAGTTAGACCTTCTTATGTTTTAGGAGGTAGACGCATGGAAATTGTATATAATATAAATGATTTACAAAATTATTTTTTATTGAATAGAAAAAATAATACTTTTATTTTATTAGAAAAATTTTTAGATAATGCAATAGAGATAGATGTAGATGCAATTTGTGATGGAAAAGATATTTTCATAGGTGGTATTATGGAACATATTGAACAAGTAGGAATTCATTCTGGTGATTCTGCTTGTTCTTTACCTACACGTAATTTAAAACAAGAAATTTTAAATGAAATTAAATTACAAACTAAAAAATTAGCAATTAAAATTAATATATGTGGACTTATAAATATACAATTTGCTATTAAAAATAATATAATCTATATTATTGAAGTTAATCCTAGAGCATCTAGAACAATACCATTTGTTTCTAAAGCAATTAATATCCCATTAGCAAAAATGAGTACATTAGTTATGATTGGAAAATCTTTATCAAGTTTAAATCTTAAAAAAGAAATTTATCCATCTTTTTTTTCTGTTAAAGAAGCAATTTTACCTTTTAATAAATTTAATAATATAGATCCTATTTTAGGACCTGAAATGAGATCTACAGGTGAAGTTATGGGTATAGGATATACTTTTGCTGAAGCATTTTATAAAACAATATTAAGTACTAAATTTTACATAAAACAAAAAGGTATTATTTTAATATCAGTTAAAGATGAAGATAAAAAATTAATTATTTCATTAGTTAAAAAATTAATTTCTTATGGATTTATAATTGAAGCTACATATGGAACAGCTAAATTTTTACAGAAATTTAAGTTAATAGTTACAATAGTTAATAAAGCTACAGAAAAACAACCAAATATACTTAATTTTATTAAAAATAAAAGATATACTTATATTATTAATACAGTAAGAAAAAAAGAATCTATTAATAATTCTAGATTAATTAGAATTTTAGCTTTACAAAATAACATTTATTATAACACAACTATTAATGGAGCTATAGCTACAATAATTTCAATGAAAAATAATTTTCGAATAAAAGTATTTTCTTTACAAGAATTACATAAGAATTATAAAAAATAA